The segment CAGAGCCAATCAGGAACGAGATTCTTGTAGTAACTAACTCAGGAGGTCACGGCGTGTTGACATCAGACGCTATATATAGGTCAGGCTTATCTCTAGTTAAAATCCCTGAGAGGCTGAACCTCGAACTAAGGAACGTCCTTCCGCCTCAGAGCTTAGCTAAAAATCCTCTGGATTTATCGGGAGACGCTGGTCGAGATAGGTACTTATCAGCCCTGAAGATAGTTTCAGATCTAGACTGCACCAAGCTTGTCATAGTTCAATCCCTCCCCTTCATAAGTTGCACAGAGGTAGCTAAAGTTCTTCTGAACTTCAAGGGAAAGGGGATAATAGGCGTCACAATGGGCTACGATGAGGACTCTGCATCGAGAATATTGGAGTCCGCCTCAATCCCAGTCTTCACTTTTCCGGAGGAAGCAGTTAGGGCGATATCAACTATGGTTAATAAACCAACTCCAAGAAGGAAAGTTAGGATTTCCCAGCCTATAAACTCCGCATTAGAGCTGACAAATGGGAAGTCTGTTCTTAGTGACTATGATGGGTTGAAACTAATGGAGTTATATGGAATCAGGACTCCAAAATGGGGTCTCGCAGAGAGCTATGAAGACGCTCAAAGGATAGCCGATTCTATAGGTTACCCAGTAGTAATGAAGATCTCTACCGATCAACCCGTTCATAAGACAGAACTCAAAGGAGTTTACATGAACGTTGAGAGGGACGCGATTAAGGACACGTTCAGTAAGCTAACTAAAATATCTAAGAGAGTGATGATCCAGGAACAACTTACCGGATTGGAGGCTTACGTTGGCGGTATAAAGGATCCAGTTTTCGGACATACCGTCGTTGTCGGAGTTGGAGGTATATATTTAGAAGTTCTAAAGAGCGTTAGCTATGGGATAGCCCCCGTTTATGAAGATGAAGCCGTAGAGATGGTGAAAGAGAGTAAACTTCTAGATATGATAACTGCAAGGAAAAGGGGATACGATCAGGGATCGTTGATTCGAACCGTATCTAACGTATCGAGATTGATCCTGGACTTAAACGTAAAGGAGATGGATATAAATCCGCTAATAGTAAACGATAAGGGAGCGTTTGCGGTCGATGTTAGAGTTGTCTTTTGAGGGTTTATTTCATATGAAACAACCAGGTAAACCGAAAGTTTTCCTGGACTTAGAGCATAAGATACAGAGGGAGGTTTCTTCAACACTGTCTCCAGAAATTATTCTGGTAACGAGGCCTTCGATCATATCCATGATCTCTCTATCGGTGAACAGTAGATTTAACTTCTCCTCTTTAATTCTTTTCTCGTAGGACGTTGCAGAAAGGCCAACTATCTTTGATGCCCTCTTTACAGGAACTCCTCTTTCAACCAGTTTTCGCATTATAGCAACTCTGATGTAGGGCACCACAGTGTTGAAGGCCTCTTCGCATGGCGTTAACCATTTCATGGTCTTAAATTAGGTCTACTCAAAAATATTAATATCGTAAAAAGAGAGAAGGTTTCATGTTTTAACCTAGTTAATGAATTATGCGGCTTCTTTTTTATGTGTTCTTTAACTTACTTATCTATTTTTGTTTTGTCGGACAAACATTTTTATATCTTTTTGTTTATAAGTATATATTTTCGTATTGTCCTGAACTTTAATATATATACATTTTTTAATCAAGTAAAGCTATGTCAACTATAGTGAAAAAGAAAATGAACAAGACAATAAATAGGATCAGATTTCCAGACGGAAGGGAAGTAGACGTTCAAGAAGTAATATCTTTCCTATATGGGCTGTCTAGGAGCGATGTAGAGGTTTTACATACTATAATGTGCAAGGGAGGTAAGATCTCCACAGAGGACTTGGCGGAAACCTTAAACGTCACGAAGGCGTCGATAAGTAAATCAATTAACAACTTATTGTATAAGGGTCTGATAAATAGGGAGAAGGTAGCTGATGACGAGAAGAGGAAGGGAAGACCAGCCTACGTTTATTGGGTAAATAAGGAAGAACTGTATGAAAGAGTCGTAGCGGATGTAGAGAAGTTATATCAGACAATGAAAAACGACTTCAAAACCCACGTTCAATTGGCTGTAATCCCTGCATAAAACTAGTTTTTGCCCTGCTCAGCTTTTTCAGTTTCATTTGTTTTCTTTTCTTCCTCCTTTGGTTTAGCTTCAGTTTTCTCCTTTCCTTTACCTCCTTTAGTTTCGCTCTTAGGCCTCTCTATTCTTTGTTTAACTATTTCGAAGCGATAGCTAATTCCCTGTGACTTATACTCCGCCACTATCTTTTCCTTCTCTTCGCTCCAATTTACCTCTCTTCCCAACAGAGCTCTAACGAATTCCCTCGCGTTTTTAAGGTGTCTATATTTTCGTTTTAATGTAGTAGTTTTACCATTATCCTCAATTCTTCCCGTGACTTCATATTTAACGGTTTTCATAAGGTAAAGTAATGTAGCAAAAATTAAAAGTCACCTCTTCCTAATGAATTTATGGTAGCGTTTACAGGAATAACTGAATCTGGAATAATATCCTTGATAATAGCGTTTGTTTTAGGTCTTTTGATTGGGTTCCTTTTAAAGAACGTAGTTAAGGTGGGGATCATTATTTTGGCAATAATAATAATACTAATAGCCATAGGCGCTTTGTCCCCAACTACCGTGGAGAACGCATTGATTCACCTGGGTCAATCTGCCTCCCAGGCCGAGTCTAAGTTTTCTACCTACTTGAACTTACTACCTTACAATTCTATAGCGTTTATAATAGGACTTGTGTTAGGCTTAATAAAGGGATAGATTTTAACTATGTATTTAAAGTAAGGAAAGACGTTGAAAAATTTCAGATTTAGCGGTGTAGAAGCGTTTGTGAACCTTGTTGATGAAAATACTTATTCTCAACTTTCCTACGTTATTAGTTACATTAGTACCGTAATGTTTAAAATGTGACATGTATAACCTTTATTGTAAAGGTTCAATAAAACTTCGGATTGGATTCATGGAGAAGTGTGAGCAATGTCGACACAGGTGGTAAAGGCGAATTTTGAGAACGTTGAGCCGGAGTTGGAAGAGCTAATAGTATCTAGCTACGGCATTAGTTCTGTACCAAAGAAGCTCCCCCTCAAGGCTGTGTCTGACATAGGAAAGTTGTTGAAACTTTTACTGCCTAAATCGGTAACTAAGGTTGTAATCGTGATTTCTAGAGAACATATAGGCTCAGACCAATCCATTTCTTCCTCAGTCAAGAGTGCATATCAAGACGTAGTCGTTACAGTTATGTTTAGCCATAAGTTAGATAAGGACACGTTACTAGTTTATTACAAGTGATTTACGCTGGAATCTGCGTTAAAAGACCTATGCGAAGAGGCAAGCGTTATTTTAATATTTGGTTCATATACTAGGGAAGATTACGTTGAAGGCATTTCGGACGTTAACGTATTGGCCATAACGCAGAACAAGAGACTCCTTTTAGAACTAGGTTCGATGGGCTTCTCCTCAGTGGTCATGACTGAGGATCAGTTTAAGATCATCTGCGAAAGAGGAGAACCCTTATGTTACTACGCCTTATACGATTCTAAAGTTGTTTGTGGCTCTCTTCCCAACGTAAAGTTCGTATCATCTGAGCTAACTTGTAACGAATTAGATAGGTTGTCAAGGGCTCAACTCAAACTAAGTCTTGAAGGGATAGCTAGAAGCGATGAGATTTCGTCTATTAATAATTTATATAGGGGAATAAGGTCCTACATACGCGGATCCTGCTGTAAGCGAGGCAAGATACCTCTTTCAGACGTCGAGGTTTTAGAGTGTTGTAAGGAAAGTTTGGACCCAGAAGTTTGCGACCTTTTCTTTAAGGTAAAAGAGATGAGAATCAAGAGGGAGCCTGTGTCATATTGGACCGTGAGGAGATTCTTAAAATATTTAGAAAGAGTTAAGTGAAGAGTCTTATATCCAAAGCTTATCTAGGCTATAATATGAAGTTAGCTAGATCGCTTCTTGATCTAGGTGAGGCCATTCACGGTGGGCCCGTGGAATCTAGGATCCTTTCCACGATTGAGGATTTGTTTCCAGACCACGTTTCCTATGAAGTGAGTACAAAATATTGGGAAGTTAGACAAGAGGAGATCATTATGAACGGGGAGAGGATAAGGTCAGTAGCCCTACCCTACACTTCTGGCTGTCTTCACGGAAAGATAGGGAGGGAGATTGGAACGTTTGAAATGCCATTTCACCCGTTCGATTTGAAGAAAATCCACTTGGACCAATACGAAGCTGTAGTGATACACGGCGACAAGTTGAGGAGAGTCTCCCTCCCCCAAGGTTCTCCACCTACGTTCTTCACAACGGAGAGGTTAGAAGGAGATGTGGATCTGTGCTCTGATACAAGGTTGGTTGAGACCAAATCAAGGAACGTTGAAGTTACGGTAAGAGAGGGAGATTCATACGTCGTAATTGGCGCCCATGTAGATCACTGGTTGACAGGTTTTCATGACAATTTGCTCTCTGTTCAACTTCTAGTGGACCTTTACGCTGAGTTACAGAAGGTAAGAACAAAACACGGCATTAAGCTTGTCTTCTTCTCATCAGAAGAAGGGCCTAGATGTTGCACAGGGTCCACACAATATCACATAAAGGACCTCTTCGCGATTATCTCTCTCGATGCGATATATCCTTTCAGGGTAGTGTTTTCCGCAACTCCAGACTTATGGTTCCTTTCCAAGAACTTCAATTTGAAGAGAGTTGAAATGCCTACACCTTTCTCTGATCACTTCTCATTCGTTCAGAGAGGAATTCCAGGTATGGTACTTTACAACGATGATATGATCCCAGTTTATCATTCAGATGAGGACCTCCCCGTTCCGGGAGATGAGGAGTATTTGGGCCAGCTCAAGAGCAGCTTAACGAGGACCTTAATCGAATTGGACTCAAGATCTAAAGACAGTCTTGATGCAGAGTTTATGAGTATAGCGAAACAGAGCGGTTACTTAGGCGATTCAAGGGAGAACGCGATAGTACCGGACATAGAAAACCTAACTAGTAAGTTCAGGAAAACCAAAGATAAAGGGTGAACTAACTGAACTGAGAAGTAAGGCAAGCTTTCATTATCTTTATAAGCGTGAGGATATTAATTATATTTAATGAGCGTAACATTATTTAGAGATTTATCAATGTATAAGAAAAGAGCTCAATACTATCTCATCAATAGAAAGTACGTCGATGACATACCATTAAACAACGGTGATGACGTGTTAGGTACTGTCATTTTTTTAAAAATACCTGAGGCTGAGGAGGTGTTACAGTCCTTTGCGTTGGCTAAGGGGACTCTCTCTAACGCTTTAACTAGTAAAATGCAGACGTTTATTCAGAACGAGGAATACGCAAAGGCCGAGGAGGTGTCTGAATTAATCGAATTAATTGATAACTTGAACGAGTTGGAGGAGAAGTTCAAAACGATATCTGTAGCTTACGTACTATCAGCTATAGAGATGAGAGGTGACCTCGAGATAGATATAAAATCTACAGCTCTCGACCTGATGGAAGCAATAGAGAGCGCTTTCCTCAAATCAATTCCTTATCTAGACGATGTAGGGGATCTAGGTAAAATTATAGATAACATGAGGTTTAGTGTGGAGAAATTAAAGGGCAGGATCAAAGGATCTAAATGAACGTGCGCGTTATAGTGTCACCTCACAGTTTATTTTATCCAGAGCGTACATGAGGGCTCCATAGGACGGATCGTGATTAATTTTGATCGCTCTCATATCCGTTTCGAGGAGCACTTCATTGAAATTCTCCATATAAAGCTTAGAGTTGAACATTCCTCCAACGACGAACACTCGGTCCACTCCAACCATCTTAGCTACCCTCACAGCGGACGTCGCTAGCTCCTGTGACCCTGTTAGCATGATTGATCTCGCAACCTCGTCCCCGTCCTTAATGGCTTTATCTATGATCTTGGCGATGGAGGCTATCTTCTCAACCCTATGCCCTTTGTGGTAAATCCAATAAACTAAGTCGTCTACGTCTTTCACCCTCAAGTACTTCATGATCATGTTAGACATAGGGGATGGTTTTTCAAGACCTTGTAGCACCCTAGTTAAGTGTCTTAAAGCTTTCCTCCCAGCCCAGTAAGCCGAACCAGTATCTGAGAGAAACCAACCCACCCCTTCGGCTTTTATCCTTCTCTCACCATCAACGCCCAAGACAACGCTCCCGGTTCCTGAAATAGTTAACACTCCTTTCCCACCTCTTGTTTGGCTATAGAGAAGGAAGTACGAATCGTTGTCTATTATCACTTTCATCCCTAGATCGTTAAGTCCTTCATAGAGTACCTTGTAATCATACCTGGAATCTAAGCCGGCCAGCCCTAAAACGACTAGATCCGGAAAGTTGCCTCTCGTGATAGCGCGAATGGTCTTAAGGATCCTCTCTCTTGCTCTCTTCAATCCAACGTTGTGAAAATTGGACCCTTCGGTTTCATAAGTTGAGATTATTTTACCTTTCCCGTTAGTACATTCTACAGCGGTACCCTTTGTTTTCGTGCCTCCACCGTCTATCCCTACAACTATCATGAGGTGAATAGGCATTACAAAGGTTTAAACTTTTTAGAAAAGCATACTTTATTATTAAAGGTAGTAAGGAGATAGATCCATAACGTATTTTAGGAATTAAGTCTAGATCATTTAACTAAAGTTTCCGCCATGAAATACGTGTTGATTAAGGAATCAGTTATAAAGGAGAGGGACGCCTCAAACTGGATAACCTACGAAAGGACTGAGAAAGTTGAAATTGAGCGATTCATGACTAGTACAGGCTGGTCCTCTATAGGTGAGGATAGGAAGCCTGAGGATCTGTGTCAATCCTTCACGCATCCATCTTTCGAGTATTGGAATAAGAGAGGCGAAATCTTGAAAAAGATTGGTGATGGGGAAAAAATTGAAATAAGAAAGGTAATAAGACAAATGTCTTGGGAAAACTACGCATGTGTAGAGCAAAAGGTCGTGAACTTCATTACCTTAAATGACAGGCGCTTTGGATTCACTGGAAATCCAAGCGACATTCCTAGCGTCATAGAGTTCCTAAAGCAGGATGCAGGGTTTAAACAAGTTCCACTCTTCTTGGATCACGGGACAGTCATATTAGATCCAGAGGCAACTGGTCGCCTAATATCCACCCTTGCTAGTATGTTGAAAGCTAACAATAAGCTACTAACTAATGAGGAGAGAGGCCTACCTGACATAACTGTCTACGACGATCCTTTAATCCCCTACTCTCACGTGTTTTACACCTTTGATGATGAAGGTGTGAAAACCAGGAGAAAGGAACTCATCGGAAACGGTCAAGTTCAAGATTATTTAGGAACACTCTATCTAGGACACCACGGGAACGGAAGAGGCTTTTATCCTAAGCCAGATTTCTTTAACGTGGTGTTAAAGCCAGGAGACTGGAAAGTTCAGGAACTTATGGAGGAAACTAAGAACGGTTTCCTGGTTTTAGGTTCAACAGGTGCGGAGATAGTGAAGAAGGGAATTAGGCTAAAACCTAGGAAGGTAATTAGTTTAGGAGGAGGAGAGATTATGGTCAGAGAGTTGGCCATACCCTTGGCTGAGCTTAGCACACTTGATGCCATAACTTCAGATTCTAGATCGGTTTACCTAGACGAAGATCACGGAGCGGTCGCCCCATTTGTAAGGATTAAGGCGAGGTTCCTCTATTGAACGTTATGCCACTTCGGAACTCTAGGGTTAGGTATTGAGTCCCACTTATCATATGGTTTTATATCTAACACAGGAGTCCCATCTAACGCGTTAATTCCAGTTACCTTTAATCTATTTCCTTGAATTTCGATTAGCTCAACAACTGATATCCCTATTGGATTCGGTCTGTTTGGGCTTCGAGTAGCAAAGACTCCAACCCTTTCCCCTTTATCCTTCACGAGGGATTCGAACTTAGCTAAATGCAGATGATAAATAACTATAGCGTGAGAGAACTGCTCCAAACCTAGTAGGCCTTCGGAGTATTCGTCAAACACTACTATAGTGGATTCTGTCTTCCTGGAAGGTTGGCCATTAACTTCTACGTAACCTATGGGTTTGTAGTTTATCAAAGCTCTTCTACTACTTTAACTAACCCTTTCTTGTCTCTTAAGGGTATCCCCGTACCTCCCCTTGATACCGCCACTATCTCCGCTACAATGCTAAGAGCTATCTCGTTCTCCTCCTCAGCGTTAAGATCTAAACCCGCCGGTATCCTCAGATTGAGGAGTTTATCTTTAGTTATCCCGGCCTCAATAAGTCTCTTTAGGATAACTCTGGCCCTCTTCAGGCTCATAACAGCCGAGACTTCCCTGGCTCCACTCAGGATCGCCTTCATTAAAGCCCAAGTGTCATAAACGTGTTTCGTGGCCACGAGTACGTATTTGTCTTTCACTAACTCATCTGGTACTTGAAAGGAGTTCCCCCTAATTATCTGATCAGCCTCATAATCTCCATCCTCAGCAAACGGGTCTACCACTATGACCTTATAACCAAGCATCTTTAGAAGCCTAGCTACTATTGGAGCTATGCCTAACGACTTACCCTTGCACTTGCTCGAGTCTACGTTCACGGTGTTTCTATCACAGAACACTGGCTCCTCCATCTCAGCCTCTCTGCTTGATGAGAAAATGAGAACGTCCAAGGAGCTCACAAATTCATTACTTCACACGAAGTTATAAATTCATGACAAAAGGATACGCTATCCTTTAGAGGTCAACCTTACCTTAGCCTCCTCGATTATTCTCTCAAGGGCGTGGGTGGTTCCTTGCTCGAAATGTTCCTTGTTTCTTCCATCAAAAGGTCTCATATAGAACGGCATTTTGACTTCCCACGTTGAGGTTACCTTGTCTT is part of the Metallosphaera cuprina Ar-4 genome and harbors:
- a CDS encoding acetate--CoA ligase family protein, encoding MALDYLFRPRSIAVVGASRNREKVGNVLFRNISSTFRGKVYPVNNKSEVIEGVKSFKSLKDIQDDIDLVVVSVPRESVKEVMEEAGEKNVKSAIVITSGFREVGEDGERLEKELVEVAHKHGIRFLGPNTMGLLTPDYNGTFAFADVRRGEIALVVQSGGIGAYMLNWAQRSRTGISFLVSLGNQSDVREYEIIDYLSRDPETKAIFVYIEGISDGEKFLQTMPDATSRKPVIFIKGGATAQSAEAVKTHTGSLAGSYEIFKAAIRTVGGIFVENLRDFLDLSKLVNSSEPIRNEILVVTNSGGHGVLTSDAIYRSGLSLVKIPERLNLELRNVLPPQSLAKNPLDLSGDAGRDRYLSALKIVSDLDCTKLVIVQSLPFISCTEVAKVLLNFKGKGIIGVTMGYDEDSASRILESASIPVFTFPEEAVRAISTMVNKPTPRRKVRISQPINSALELTNGKSVLSDYDGLKLMELYGIRTPKWGLAESYEDAQRIADSIGYPVVMKISTDQPVHKTELKGVYMNVERDAIKDTFSKLTKISKRVMIQEQLTGLEAYVGGIKDPVFGHTVVVGVGGIYLEVLKSVSYGIAPVYEDEAVEMVKESKLLDMITARKRGYDQGSLIRTVSNVSRLILDLNVKEMDINPLIVNDKGAFAVDVRVVF
- a CDS encoding transcriptional regulator; translated protein: MKWLTPCEEAFNTVVPYIRVAIMRKLVERGVPVKRASKIVGLSATSYEKRIKEEKLNLLFTDREIMDMIEGLVTRIISGDSVEETSLCILCSKSRKTFGLPGCFI
- a CDS encoding MarR family transcriptional regulator is translated as MNKTINRIRFPDGREVDVQEVISFLYGLSRSDVEVLHTIMCKGGKISTEDLAETLNVTKASISKSINNLLYKGLINREKVADDEKRKGRPAYVYWVNKEELYERVVADVEKLYQTMKNDFKTHVQLAVIPA
- a CDS encoding DUF4898 domain-containing protein codes for the protein MSTQVVKANFENVEPELEELIVSSYGISSVPKKLPLKAVSDIGKLLKLLLPKSVTKVVIVISREHIGSDQSISSSVKSAYQDVVVTVMFSHKLDKDTLLVYYK
- a CDS encoding M28 family peptidase, with the translated sequence MKLARSLLDLGEAIHGGPVESRILSTIEDLFPDHVSYEVSTKYWEVRQEEIIMNGERIRSVALPYTSGCLHGKIGREIGTFEMPFHPFDLKKIHLDQYEAVVIHGDKLRRVSLPQGSPPTFFTTERLEGDVDLCSDTRLVETKSRNVEVTVREGDSYVVIGAHVDHWLTGFHDNLLSVQLLVDLYAELQKVRTKHGIKLVFFSSEEGPRCCTGSTQYHIKDLFAIISLDAIYPFRVVFSATPDLWFLSKNFNLKRVEMPTPFSDHFSFVQRGIPGMVLYNDDMIPVYHSDEDLPVPGDEEYLGQLKSSLTRTLIELDSRSKDSLDAEFMSIAKQSGYLGDSRENAIVPDIENLTSKFRKTKDKG
- a CDS encoding BadF/BadG/BcrA/BcrD ATPase family protein — encoded protein: MIVVGIDGGGTKTKGTAVECTNGKGKIISTYETEGSNFHNVGLKRARERILKTIRAITRGNFPDLVVLGLAGLDSRYDYKVLYEGLNDLGMKVIIDNDSYFLLYSQTRGGKGVLTISGTGSVVLGVDGERRIKAEGVGWFLSDTGSAYWAGRKALRHLTRVLQGLEKPSPMSNMIMKYLRVKDVDDLVYWIYHKGHRVEKIASIAKIIDKAIKDGDEVARSIMLTGSQELATSAVRVAKMVGVDRVFVVGGMFNSKLYMENFNEVLLETDMRAIKINHDPSYGALMYALDKINCEVTL
- a CDS encoding metallopeptidase TldD-related protein, producing MKYVLIKESVIKERDASNWITYERTEKVEIERFMTSTGWSSIGEDRKPEDLCQSFTHPSFEYWNKRGEILKKIGDGEKIEIRKVIRQMSWENYACVEQKVVNFITLNDRRFGFTGNPSDIPSVIEFLKQDAGFKQVPLFLDHGTVILDPEATGRLISTLASMLKANNKLLTNEERGLPDITVYDDPLIPYSHVFYTFDDEGVKTRRKELIGNGQVQDYLGTLYLGHHGNGRGFYPKPDFFNVVLKPGDWKVQELMEETKNGFLVLGSTGAEIVKKGIRLKPRKVISLGGGEIMVRELAIPLAELSTLDAITSDSRSVYLDEDHGAVAPFVRIKARFLY
- the tsaA gene encoding tRNA (N6-threonylcarbamoyladenosine(37)-N6)-methyltransferase TrmO, with product MINYKPIGYVEVNGQPSRKTESTIVVFDEYSEGLLGLEQFSHAIVIYHLHLAKFESLVKDKGERVGVFATRSPNRPNPIGISVVELIEIQGNRLKVTGINALDGTPVLDIKPYDKWDSIPNPRVPKWHNVQ
- a CDS encoding XdhC family protein, with protein sequence MDVLIFSSSREAEMEEPVFCDRNTVNVDSSKCKGKSLGIAPIVARLLKMLGYKVIVVDPFAEDGDYEADQIIRGNSFQVPDELVKDKYVLVATKHVYDTWALMKAILSGAREVSAVMSLKRARVILKRLIEAGITKDKLLNLRIPAGLDLNAEEENEIALSIVAEIVAVSRGGTGIPLRDKKGLVKVVEEL